In the Nitrospiria bacterium genome, one interval contains:
- a CDS encoding lysophospholipid acyltransferase family protein gives MRKISDWIRYYLLPVLIYGFIKTVGGSMRIQIVGAEQVRENWKQGVPFILSFWHGRQLMIPLAYEGKNVHILISQHRDGELISRVMVFFGYRTIRGSTTKGAIAGLKGMVRAIRGGSDLAITPDGPRGPRYVVQGGVLEMAKLAQVPIYPVSFGASKKKSWALGMVFLFLFLFPRGYLFGGNLFGCQEM, from the coding sequence ATGCGGAAAATCTCTGATTGGATTCGTTATTACCTCCTTCCGGTTTTGATCTATGGGTTTATTAAAACCGTGGGTGGGTCGATGAGAATCCAAATCGTGGGAGCGGAGCAGGTAAGGGAGAACTGGAAACAGGGGGTTCCTTTTATTCTTTCTTTTTGGCACGGCAGGCAGTTGATGATTCCCTTAGCCTATGAAGGGAAAAATGTTCATATTCTCATCAGCCAACATCGCGATGGTGAACTGATCAGCCGGGTAATGGTTTTTTTTGGGTATCGGACCATCAGGGGGTCAACCACAAAAGGAGCAATTGCCGGTTTAAAGGGGATGGTTCGGGCCATCCGTGGGGGGTCGGATTTGGCCATTACACCGGACGGTCCGAGAGGGCCCCGTTATGTGGTTCAAGGGGGCGTGTTGGAAATGGCCAAGTTGGCCCAAGTTCCCATTTATCCCGTTTCCTTTGGTGCTTCAAAAAAAAAATCCTGGGCTCTTGGGATGGTTTTTTTATTCCTTTTCCTTTTTCCAAGGGGGTATTTATTTGGGGGAAACCTATTTGGGTGCCAAGAGATGTGA